A single window of uncultured Ilyobacter sp. DNA harbors:
- a CDS encoding thermonuclease family protein: MQKLKLLVVFFLLSITILAQTITGNVSYVSDGDTLHLVSNGEKYKIRFYGVDSPESSQDYGLESKEFVMKRVSGKTVKVQVMDTDRYGRKVGKIYYGNGKYLNEEVVRAGYAWHYRQYAPNDSDIKQAEAAARSSKIGLWRSSNPTPPWEYRSAKRSSGQLPAKNIVASNKQNVENAVYVTKTGKKYHRQNCPTMKKIAGSLPKSEAVAKGYEACKICKP; encoded by the coding sequence ATGCAAAAATTAAAATTACTAGTAGTGTTTTTTCTCTTATCCATAACAATCCTTGCACAAACCATCACAGGCAATGTAAGCTATGTAAGTGACGGTGATACACTGCACCTGGTTTCTAATGGTGAAAAGTACAAAATCAGATTTTACGGAGTGGACTCCCCTGAGAGTTCTCAGGACTATGGCTTGGAATCCAAAGAATTTGTAATGAAAAGAGTGTCTGGAAAAACTGTAAAAGTACAGGTAATGGATACTGACCGGTATGGAAGAAAAGTTGGGAAGATCTACTATGGCAATGGTAAATATTTAAATGAAGAGGTCGTAAGAGCAGGTTACGCCTGGCATTATCGACAATATGCCCCTAATGATTCAGACATAAAACAAGCTGAAGCTGCTGCCAGAAGCTCTAAGATCGGTCTATGGAGGTCAAGCAATCCTACTCCACCTTGGGAATACAGATCAGCCAAAAGAAGCAGCGGGCAGCTTCCAGCTAAAAACATAGTTGCATCAAACAAACAAAACGTAGAGAACGCAGTTTACGTCACCAAAACAGGAAAAAAATACCACCGTCAAAACTGTCCGACTATGAAAAAAATAGCAGGGTCTTTACCTAAGAGTGAAGCTGTTGCGAAGGGATATGAAGCTTGTAAGATCTGTAAACCATAA